One Armatimonadota bacterium genomic window carries:
- a CDS encoding PTS sugar transporter subunit IIB, whose protein sequence is MRVTRDRPLKVLTVCGVGMGSSLILKMTAEKALAELGIPARVEHADLSSARGMGADVILAQGLHVAELAGAAPVVIEVRNFLDSAGLKETLARRLREQGWL, encoded by the coding sequence GTGCGCGTGACCCGTGACCGTCCGCTGAAGGTCCTGACCGTGTGCGGGGTCGGCATGGGCAGCAGCCTGATCCTGAAGATGACCGCCGAGAAGGCCCTCGCCGAGCTGGGCATCCCCGCCCGGGTGGAGCACGCCGACCTGTCGTCCGCCCGCGGCATGGGTGCCGACGTCATTCTGGCTCAGGGGTTGCACGTGGCCGAGCTGGCGGGGGCGGCTCCGGTGGTCATCGAGGTCCGCAACTTCCTGGACAGCGCCGGGCTGAAGGAGACACTGGCCCGGCGGCTGCGGGAACAGGGATGGCTGTAG
- a CDS encoding SIS domain-containing protein: MAVASPPAGSRMRGHLARVEETNRDAVEQVARAMLQVVRADGLIFLGGTGHSVALVLEGFYRAGGLACVYPVYHPALLPLEGAAASTQLERTAGLGRTLVRRVGPTPADLAVIFSHSGINPVPVEMAEEFRAAGTPTVGVVSREHMGRAPARHPCRLGDVVDHLLDTLVPYGDAALDPGTGTPTMPLSTLAGVFLWNLLLVRLGELAAASGVALPVWVSANVEGGQERNAALLERYRRRVPLL, encoded by the coding sequence ATGGCTGTAGCGTCCCCGCCCGCCGGCTCGCGGATGCGGGGTCACCTGGCCCGCGTGGAAGAGACCAACCGGGACGCGGTGGAGCAGGTGGCCCGGGCGATGCTTCAGGTGGTGCGGGCGGATGGGCTGATCTTTCTCGGCGGCACGGGGCATTCGGTGGCCCTGGTCCTGGAAGGGTTTTACCGGGCCGGAGGGCTGGCGTGCGTGTACCCGGTGTACCACCCGGCCCTCCTGCCCCTGGAGGGGGCTGCGGCCAGCACCCAGCTGGAGCGGACGGCGGGGTTGGGTCGGACGCTGGTGCGGCGGGTCGGCCCGACGCCGGCCGACCTGGCGGTGATCTTCTCCCACTCGGGCATCAACCCCGTGCCCGTGGAGATGGCCGAAGAGTTCCGTGCCGCGGGGACCCCCACGGTGGGGGTGGTGTCCCGGGAGCACATGGGCCGGGCCCCCGCCCGCCATCCCTGCCGCCTGGGCGATGTGGTTGACCATCTCCTGGACACCCTCGTCCCGTACGGGGACGCGGCCCTCGACCCGGGCACCGGAACGCCCACCATGCCTCTGTCCACGCTGGCAGGGGTCTTCCTGTGGAACCTGCTGCTGGTCCGGCTGGGCGAACTGGCCGCCGCGTCGGGTGTCGCCCTGCCGGTGTGGGTCAGCGCCAACGTGGAGGGCGGGCAGGAGCGCAACGCCGCCCTCCTGGAGCGGTACCGCAGGCGCGTGCCCCTGCTGTAG
- the nagA gene encoding N-acetylglucosamine-6-phosphate deacetylase, which produces MQTPPVQVISAGRVVTPSGDLTPGTVEVRHGRIAAVRRGSSGRADVAAPDGILAPGLIDLQVNGAAGADFLTCRRPADVDRARRYLASCGVTTFLPTLITSPPAALAAALDRWERWSRLSGGPRVGGLHLEGPYLNPQYRGAHPARYLRPPDRGQLAALLDRHPGLVRLVTLAPELPGAGALIGLLRERGVAVAAGHTGATYDQAREAFAAGVSLVTHLFNGMRAVHHRDPGIVVAALEHEEVAVSLIADFVHVHPAVLRLAARLKGPRRTVLVTDAVAAAGLRGGRARLGSRRVRVTDVPRLADGTIAGSVLALDQAVRNMVALGFPLRDVIAMASSTPARILGRPDLGRIAVGGIADLVLFDAGLRVRAVWVGGERIVG; this is translated from the coding sequence ATGCAGACTCCGCCGGTCCAGGTCATCTCCGCCGGCCGGGTCGTCACTCCCTCGGGAGACCTGACCCCCGGCACCGTGGAGGTCCGCCACGGCCGGATCGCCGCGGTCCGCCGGGGATCGTCGGGCCGGGCGGACGTGGCGGCGCCGGATGGGATCCTGGCTCCGGGCCTGATCGACCTGCAGGTCAACGGCGCCGCCGGGGCCGACTTCCTGACCTGCCGGCGGCCCGCCGACGTGGACCGGGCGCGGCGCTATCTGGCCTCCTGCGGGGTCACCACGTTCCTGCCCACGCTGATCACCTCTCCCCCTGCCGCGCTGGCGGCGGCCCTGGACCGCTGGGAGCGGTGGAGCCGGCTGTCCGGCGGTCCCCGGGTGGGCGGCCTCCACCTGGAAGGGCCGTACCTCAACCCTCAGTACCGGGGCGCGCACCCCGCGCGGTACCTCCGCCCCCCGGACCGCGGCCAGCTGGCCGCCCTGCTGGACCGCCATCCCGGCCTGGTACGCCTGGTCACCCTGGCGCCGGAGCTGCCCGGCGCCGGGGCGCTGATCGGCCTGCTGCGGGAGCGCGGGGTGGCCGTGGCCGCCGGGCATACCGGGGCCACCTACGATCAGGCCCGGGAGGCGTTCGCGGCGGGCGTGAGTCTGGTCACGCACCTCTTCAACGGCATGCGGGCGGTCCACCACCGGGACCCGGGCATCGTCGTCGCCGCGCTGGAGCACGAGGAGGTGGCGGTCAGCCTCATCGCCGACTTCGTGCACGTCCACCCGGCGGTGCTGCGCCTGGCGGCGCGGCTCAAGGGGCCCCGGCGGACGGTCCTGGTGACGGACGCGGTGGCGGCGGCCGGCCTGCGGGGCGGGAGGGCCCGCCTGGGAAGCCGCCGCGTCCGGGTGACCGACGTGCCGCGCCTGGCGGATGGCACCATCGCCGGCAGCGTGCTGGCTCTGGACCAGGCGGTGCGCAACATGGTGGCCCTGGGCTTTCCCCTGCGGGACGTCATCGCCATGGCGTCGTCCACCCCCGCGCGGATTCTGGGCCGGCCCGACCTGGGGCGGATCGCGGTGGGCGGGATCGCCGACCTGGTCCTGTTCGACGCCGGCCTGCGGGTGCGGGCGGTCTGGGTGGGCGGCGAGCGGATCGTGGGATGA
- a CDS encoding SIS domain-containing protein — translation MTARRPPGGWMLREIREQPDVFARLARREGGTLAALGARLRRRPPPLVILAARGTSDNAALYGRYLIETRLGIPVSLAAPSVVTLYGRRLRVRGALVVGLSQSGRSVDVVEFVRAARSAGALTVALTNDTRSPLARAAHEVVGLQAGPERSVAATKTYTAQLMCLSLLVAHAAADRVLLRAHGELPDLAARSLGTEPAVEEVAHHLARAGECIVTSRGYNFATALEAALKLKEGARVVAEALSSADLLHGPIAVVRRGFPVLVIAPPGRVAAHLRGVLRRLRARRARTVVLSSEAALLAEGTQAVALPPVSEEALTPHVYILPLQLLAYHVARRRGLDPDRPRGLRKVTAVL, via the coding sequence ATGACGGCGCGGCGACCTCCGGGCGGCTGGATGCTCCGGGAGATCCGCGAGCAGCCCGACGTGTTCGCCCGCCTCGCCCGGCGGGAAGGGGGGACCCTCGCGGCCCTGGGCGCGCGCCTGCGGCGGCGTCCTCCACCCCTGGTGATTCTGGCCGCCCGCGGCACCTCCGACAACGCCGCTCTCTACGGGCGGTACCTCATCGAGACCCGGTTGGGGATTCCGGTGTCCCTGGCGGCACCGTCGGTGGTGACGCTGTACGGGCGGCGCCTGCGGGTGCGGGGAGCGCTGGTGGTGGGTCTGTCCCAGTCCGGCCGGTCTGTGGACGTGGTGGAGTTCGTCCGGGCGGCCCGCTCCGCAGGAGCGCTGACGGTGGCGCTGACCAACGACACCCGCTCACCCCTGGCGCGCGCCGCCCACGAAGTGGTGGGCCTGCAGGCGGGGCCGGAGCGCAGCGTCGCCGCCACCAAGACCTACACGGCCCAGCTCATGTGCCTGAGCCTGCTGGTCGCCCACGCCGCCGCCGACCGCGTCCTGCTCCGGGCCCACGGGGAGCTGCCGGACCTGGCGGCCCGCTCCCTGGGGACCGAGCCGGCGGTGGAGGAGGTGGCCCACCACCTGGCGCGGGCGGGGGAGTGCATCGTCACCTCCCGAGGGTACAACTTCGCCACCGCCCTGGAGGCGGCCCTCAAGCTCAAGGAGGGCGCCCGGGTGGTGGCCGAGGCGCTGTCCTCGGCCGATCTCCTGCACGGTCCCATCGCGGTGGTGAGGCGCGGCTTTCCCGTGCTGGTGATCGCGCCTCCGGGGCGGGTGGCCGCGCACCTGCGGGGCGTCCTGCGGCGCCTGCGGGCGCGGCGCGCCCGGACGGTGGTCCTGTCCTCGGAGGCGGCCCTGCTGGCGGAAGGCACGCAGGCCGTGGCGCTGCCCCCGGTGAGCGAGGAGGCGCTCACCCCGCACGTGTACATCCTCCCCCTGCAGCTGCTGGCCTATCACGTGGCCCGGCGGCGGGGGCTGGACCCCGACCGGCCGCGGGGTCTGCGCAAGGTGACGGCCGTCCTCTGA
- a CDS encoding CHRD domain-containing protein, with product MTTAARVMVLVALVGVLAGPAPAQAPRAHFSALLSGSEQVPPNSSPGYGVALFEVQPGGAAVRYRLSVFETTDVMMAHIHIAPPGQNGPVVVWLYPAAPPPRLIPGVTNGVLGEGTFTAASFMGPLAGQPMSALLTALAQGTAYVNVHTRANPGGEIRGQIR from the coding sequence ATGACGACAGCCGCCCGTGTGATGGTGCTGGTGGCCCTGGTCGGAGTGCTGGCAGGCCCGGCTCCGGCCCAGGCGCCGCGCGCCCACTTCAGCGCCCTGCTCAGCGGCAGCGAGCAGGTGCCGCCGAACAGCTCGCCCGGATACGGGGTGGCGCTGTTCGAGGTCCAGCCGGGAGGCGCCGCGGTGCGTTACCGGCTCAGCGTGTTCGAGACCACCGACGTGATGATGGCCCACATCCACATCGCCCCGCCCGGCCAGAACGGGCCGGTGGTGGTCTGGCTGTACCCGGCGGCGCCGCCGCCGCGGCTGATTCCGGGCGTCACCAACGGGGTGCTGGGGGAGGGGACGTTCACGGCGGCCAGCTTCATGGGACCTCTGGCGGGCCAGCCCATGAGCGCGCTGCTCACCGCCCTGGCCCAGGGCACCGCCTACGTCAACGTCCACACCCGGGCGAATCCGGGCGGGGAGATCCGGGGGCAGATCCGCTAG
- a CDS encoding cytochrome D1 domain-containing protein gives MLHARRDQGRHGISLVDTRRLAEVACLPTGRGAHGLHVSRDTRWLYVSNRLEGTISVVGLAARRVVATWRVGGSPDMMQVSPDGRELWVSNRFDRTVSVVSTADGRVLARVSVGVGPHGLACVPQPGRYSLDHNGAYR, from the coding sequence ATCCTTCACGCCCGACGGGACCAAGGCCGCCACGGCATCTCGCTGGTGGACACCCGGCGCCTGGCGGAGGTGGCCTGTCTGCCGACCGGGCGGGGCGCCCACGGCCTGCACGTCAGCCGCGACACGCGGTGGCTGTACGTCAGCAACCGCCTGGAGGGGACGATCTCCGTGGTCGGCCTCGCCGCGCGCCGGGTGGTCGCCACCTGGCGGGTGGGGGGCAGCCCCGACATGATGCAGGTGTCCCCCGACGGGCGGGAGCTGTGGGTCAGCAACCGCTTTGACCGCACCGTGTCGGTGGTCTCCACGGCCGACGGCCGTGTGCTGGCCCGGGTCTCCGTCGGCGTGGGGCCGCACGGCCTCGCCTGCGTGCCGCAACCCGGCCGGTACAGCCTGGACCACAACGGCGCCTACCGGTAA
- the acnA gene encoding aconitate hydratase AcnA — MTVGADLRAARAQLTVDDRTWTYAPLEALAADLALPLDRLPMTVKILLENVLRHCGRPPFSEDDVRALAAWQPAVSDRREVPFLPARVLMQDFTGVPVVVDLAAMRDALAELGGDPRRVTPVVPAHLVIDHSVQVDVFGTPQAFAANVRYEYQRNRERYQLLRWAQQAFENLRVVPPGTGIVHQVNLEYLAQVVWTEEEAGAAVAYPDTVVGTDSHTTMVNGLGVLGWGVGGIEAEAVLLGQPLYLPMPEVVGVRLTGRLPEGATATDLVLTVTQLLRAVGVVGKFVEFFGPGLDALALPDRATVANMAPEYGATAALFPVDGETLAYLRLTGRPDPQVALVEAYARAQRLFRTPAAPEPVFDQVVELDLGTVQPSVAGPRRPQDRVPLSDLGRAFRTAFADRMAPAPRGGGATAVAERPPVVRVRVEGEEVDLTHGSVVIAAITSCTNTSNPEVMVTAGLLARNAVQRGLRRHPAVKTSLAPGSRVVTAYLERAGLLPALEALGFHLVGYGCTTCIGNSGPLPPPVAQAIQEHDLVAVAVLSGNRNFDGRIHPLVRASYLASPPLVVAFALAGTVEVDLLADPLGIGRDGRPVYLREIWPTREEVAEVIARAVTPDLFADRYRDVYAGDDTWRSLLTGGGDRYRWDPESTYVRRPPFFDGLTPQPGPLADIVGARVLVWVGDSITTDHISPAGSIPPDSPAGRYLIEHGVQPADFNTYGARRGNHEVLVRGTFANVRLRNRLAGGREGGWTTHIPSGELMTVYEAAQRYRNEGVPLLVLAGREYGAGSSRDWAAKGPALLGVRAVLAESYERIHRSNLIGMGILPLQFLPGQSAQTLGLDGTELYDITGLAGVRPGQTLPVRARRADGGEVAFEVVARLDIPVEVEYFRHGGILPYVARLFLRD, encoded by the coding sequence ATGACCGTGGGTGCTGACCTGCGCGCCGCCCGGGCGCAGCTGACCGTGGATGATCGGACGTGGACGTACGCCCCCCTGGAGGCCCTGGCCGCAGATCTGGCCCTCCCGCTGGACAGGCTGCCGATGACGGTCAAGATCCTGCTGGAGAACGTGCTGCGCCACTGCGGCAGGCCGCCGTTTTCCGAGGACGACGTCCGCGCCCTGGCGGCCTGGCAGCCGGCGGTGTCCGATCGCCGGGAGGTTCCCTTCCTGCCGGCCCGGGTCCTGATGCAGGACTTCACCGGGGTGCCGGTGGTGGTGGACCTGGCCGCCATGCGGGATGCCCTGGCGGAACTCGGAGGAGACCCCCGGCGGGTCACCCCGGTGGTCCCCGCCCACCTGGTGATCGACCACTCGGTGCAGGTGGATGTCTTCGGGACGCCCCAGGCGTTTGCGGCCAACGTCCGGTACGAGTACCAGCGGAACCGGGAGCGCTACCAGCTCCTGCGGTGGGCGCAGCAGGCGTTTGAGAACTTGCGGGTGGTGCCGCCGGGCACAGGCATCGTGCACCAGGTCAACCTGGAGTACCTGGCGCAGGTGGTGTGGACCGAGGAGGAGGCCGGCGCCGCCGTGGCCTATCCCGATACGGTGGTGGGCACCGACTCGCACACCACCATGGTCAACGGGCTGGGCGTGCTGGGGTGGGGGGTGGGGGGCATCGAGGCGGAGGCCGTGCTGCTGGGCCAGCCTCTGTACCTGCCGATGCCCGAGGTGGTCGGCGTCCGCCTGACCGGCCGGCTGCCGGAGGGCGCGACGGCCACCGACCTGGTCCTCACGGTCACCCAGCTGCTGCGGGCCGTGGGCGTGGTGGGCAAGTTCGTGGAGTTCTTCGGCCCCGGGCTGGACGCTCTGGCCCTTCCGGACCGGGCCACCGTCGCCAACATGGCTCCCGAGTATGGCGCCACCGCCGCCCTGTTCCCCGTCGACGGCGAGACCCTGGCCTACCTGCGGCTGACGGGCCGGCCTGACCCTCAGGTGGCGCTGGTGGAGGCCTACGCGCGGGCCCAGAGGCTGTTCCGCACCCCGGCGGCGCCGGAGCCGGTCTTTGACCAGGTGGTGGAGCTCGACCTCGGGACGGTGCAGCCCAGCGTGGCCGGCCCCCGCCGCCCGCAGGACCGGGTGCCGCTGTCGGACCTGGGCCGGGCCTTCCGCACGGCGTTCGCCGACCGGATGGCCCCGGCCCCGCGGGGAGGCGGGGCCACGGCGGTGGCCGAGCGGCCCCCGGTGGTCCGGGTCCGCGTCGAGGGCGAGGAGGTCGACCTCACCCACGGCTCGGTGGTGATCGCCGCCATCACCAGCTGCACCAACACCAGCAATCCGGAGGTCATGGTGACGGCCGGACTGCTGGCCCGCAACGCCGTCCAGCGGGGCCTGCGCCGCCACCCGGCCGTCAAGACCAGCCTGGCGCCGGGGTCGAGGGTGGTGACGGCGTACCTGGAGCGGGCCGGGCTGCTGCCGGCGCTGGAGGCCCTGGGGTTCCACCTGGTGGGCTACGGGTGCACCACGTGCATCGGCAACAGCGGGCCGCTGCCTCCGCCGGTGGCTCAGGCCATCCAGGAGCACGACCTGGTGGCGGTGGCCGTGCTCAGCGGGAACCGGAATTTCGACGGCCGCATTCACCCCCTGGTGCGCGCCAGCTACCTGGCCTCGCCGCCCCTGGTGGTGGCGTTTGCGCTGGCCGGGACCGTGGAGGTCGACCTGCTGGCCGATCCCCTCGGCATCGGTCGGGACGGCCGGCCGGTGTACCTGCGGGAGATCTGGCCTACCCGGGAGGAGGTGGCGGAGGTCATCGCCCGGGCGGTGACCCCCGACCTCTTTGCGGACCGCTACCGGGATGTCTACGCCGGAGACGACACCTGGCGGTCCCTTCTAACCGGCGGGGGGGACCGGTACCGGTGGGACCCCGAGTCCACCTACGTGCGCCGGCCCCCGTTCTTCGATGGCCTGACTCCGCAGCCGGGCCCGCTGGCCGACATCGTCGGGGCGCGGGTGCTGGTGTGGGTGGGCGACTCCATCACCACCGACCACATCTCGCCGGCCGGGAGCATCCCTCCCGACAGCCCCGCGGGGCGGTACCTGATCGAGCACGGCGTACAGCCGGCGGATTTCAACACCTACGGCGCCCGGAGAGGCAACCACGAGGTGCTGGTCCGCGGCACGTTCGCCAACGTCCGCCTGCGCAATCGCCTGGCCGGCGGGAGGGAAGGGGGGTGGACCACCCACATCCCCTCCGGCGAGCTGATGACGGTGTACGAGGCTGCCCAGCGGTACCGGAACGAGGGTGTCCCCCTGCTGGTCCTGGCCGGCCGGGAGTACGGCGCCGGGAGTTCGCGGGACTGGGCCGCCAAGGGTCCGGCGCTGCTGGGCGTGCGCGCGGTCCTGGCCGAAAGCTACGAGCGCATCCACCGCAGCAACCTGATCGGCATGGGTATTCTGCCCCTGCAGTTCCTGCCCGGCCAGTCCGCCCAGACCCTGGGGCTGGACGGGACGGAGCTGTACGACATCACCGGTCTGGCCGGGGTGCGGCCGGGCCAGACGCTGCCGGTGCGGGCCCGGCGCGCCGACGGGGGGGAGGTCGCCTTCGAGGTGGTGGCCCGGCTGGACATCCCCGTGGAGGTGGAGTACTTCCGGCACGGGGGCATCCTGCCGTACGTGGCGCGGTTGTTCCTGCGCGACTGA
- a CDS encoding Hsp20/alpha crystallin family protein encodes MALLRIRRGERLWDPWRELEELRREVERLWGVGRTGRRSTPEAEALVPAVDLYDAGDSLVARVDLPGVRPEDVEVTVDEGRLLSVRASRKADDVREDAYLCCERPAGRFARTIELPVEVDADRVKASLKMGVLEIVLPKSREPAPRKIAVAVEQ; translated from the coding sequence ATGGCGCTGCTGAGGATCCGGCGCGGGGAGCGCCTGTGGGACCCCTGGAGGGAGCTGGAGGAGCTTCGGCGCGAGGTGGAGCGGCTGTGGGGTGTCGGGCGGACCGGCCGCAGGTCCACTCCCGAGGCCGAAGCTCTCGTGCCCGCGGTGGACCTCTATGACGCGGGGGACTCCCTGGTGGCCCGGGTGGACCTGCCCGGGGTGCGGCCCGAGGACGTGGAGGTGACGGTGGACGAGGGGCGCCTGCTGTCCGTCAGGGCGTCCCGGAAGGCCGACGACGTACGCGAAGACGCCTACCTGTGCTGCGAGCGTCCGGCCGGCAGGTTTGCCCGCACCATCGAACTGCCCGTGGAGGTCGACGCCGATCGGGTGAAGGCGTCCCTGAAGATGGGCGTGCTGGAGATCGTCCTGCCCAAGAGCCGGGAGCCGGCCCCGCGGAAGATCGCGGTGGCGGTGGAGCAGTGA
- a CDS encoding DUF2892 domain-containing protein translates to MRGCVGTTDRVLRVLIGIAALIWALVTRGQMAAGWTYVLYLIAAIGLITGLAGRCPLYVALGVQTCGTARKQT, encoded by the coding sequence ATGCGCGGCTGTGTGGGCACCACCGACCGGGTGCTGCGGGTCCTGATCGGCATCGCGGCCCTGATCTGGGCGCTGGTCACGCGCGGCCAGATGGCGGCCGGGTGGACCTACGTCCTGTACCTCATCGCAGCCATCGGCCTCATCACGGGCCTGGCCGGCCGCTGCCCGCTGTACGTGGCGCTGGGGGTCCAGACCTGCGGGACGGCCAGGAAGCAGACGTAG
- a CDS encoding OsmC family protein, producing the protein MSELMRATVRLRQEDGYRFRAEYDSPAQGVVVDEPPPLGGGAGPNPARMLATAVGHCLSSSLLYCLRRARVPDPRVETTVDVEIRRTESGRWRIAGIRAALDLSSVPAAWRAAVERCRELFEDFCIVTASVRRGIPVDVTVRAGEAVVAPAPEPDTRPGSR; encoded by the coding sequence GTGAGCGAGCTCATGCGCGCGACCGTCCGCCTGCGGCAGGAAGACGGATACAGATTTCGGGCGGAGTACGACAGTCCCGCCCAGGGCGTGGTGGTCGACGAACCTCCTCCCCTGGGAGGCGGAGCCGGTCCCAACCCCGCCCGGATGCTGGCCACCGCGGTGGGCCACTGCCTGTCCAGCAGCCTGCTGTACTGCCTGCGCCGGGCGCGGGTCCCCGACCCGCGCGTGGAGACCACCGTGGACGTCGAGATCCGGCGCACCGAGAGCGGCCGCTGGAGGATCGCCGGCATTCGGGCCGCGCTGGACCTTTCATCGGTGCCCGCCGCCTGGCGGGCGGCGGTGGAGCGCTGCCGGGAGCTGTTTGAAGACTTCTGCATCGTCACGGCCAGCGTGCGCCGGGGAATTCCCGTGGACGTGACCGTGCGGGCAGGGGAGGCTGTTGTGGCCCCTGCTCCCGAGCCGGACACCCGGCCCGGGTCTCGGTGA
- a CDS encoding methyltransferase domain-containing protein translates to MGHGLRGVRAGRDAGDVLATRGAGAAVFDELAERYDAWYDGPVGRVVFPLEVEVLRRLLEGQPRPWLEIGVGSGRFARALGVEVGVDPARRPLRRARRRGIRVVRAVGERLPFPAATFGAVLAVVTLCFVEKPVEVLREARRVLRPDGALVLGMVFADSPWGDYYRRRGAAGHPFYSVARFLSRSDLAALLRRAGFTVVAAASTLRQPPTEAPRPEPVVEGDPQDAGFSGWKALPVRVTANTG, encoded by the coding sequence ATGGGGCACGGTCTCCGCGGGGTCCGCGCCGGCAGGGACGCGGGGGATGTTCTGGCGACGCGGGGCGCCGGGGCCGCGGTGTTTGACGAGCTGGCCGAGCGCTATGACGCCTGGTACGACGGTCCGGTGGGCCGGGTCGTCTTTCCCCTGGAGGTGGAGGTCCTGCGGAGGCTGCTGGAGGGCCAGCCGCGCCCCTGGCTGGAGATAGGCGTGGGCAGTGGTCGGTTTGCCCGTGCGCTGGGTGTCGAGGTAGGGGTGGACCCGGCGCGGAGGCCGCTGCGGCGCGCCCGCCGTCGCGGCATCCGCGTCGTGCGAGCGGTCGGCGAGCGCCTTCCCTTCCCGGCGGCCACCTTCGGGGCCGTGCTGGCCGTCGTGACCCTCTGCTTTGTGGAGAAGCCTGTGGAAGTGCTGCGGGAGGCTCGACGGGTCCTGCGGCCGGACGGCGCGCTGGTTCTGGGGATGGTGTTCGCCGACAGCCCCTGGGGCGACTACTACCGGAGGCGCGGAGCGGCCGGGCACCCCTTTTACTCCGTGGCCCGGTTCCTGTCCCGGTCCGACCTCGCCGCTCTTCTCCGCCGGGCCGGATTTACCGTCGTGGCGGCGGCGTCCACCCTGCGGCAGCCCCCGACGGAGGCACCCCGACCCGAGCCCGTGGTGGAGGGAGACCCCCAGGACGCCGGCTTCTCGGGGTGGAAGGCCCTTCCCGTGCGCGTCACCGCGAACACTGGGTGA
- a CDS encoding universal stress protein: MLATILLATDGSAHARRATRLAADLARRYGARVIVVTAFDPIPRDLGSPYQEDLMARRTASAEAVAKDAGRVLDEVGVSHEEEVLEGPAADAILRVARVRGCDLIVMGSRGLSPLRAAILGSVSQRVVAEAPCPVLIVH, encoded by the coding sequence ATGCTGGCGACCATCCTGCTGGCCACGGACGGCTCGGCCCACGCCCGGCGGGCGACCCGCCTGGCGGCGGACCTGGCGCGCCGCTACGGAGCCCGGGTCATCGTGGTCACGGCCTTCGACCCCATCCCCCGGGACCTGGGCAGCCCCTACCAGGAGGACCTGATGGCGCGGCGGACGGCCTCCGCGGAGGCCGTCGCCAAAGACGCCGGGCGGGTGCTGGACGAGGTCGGGGTGAGCCACGAGGAGGAGGTCCTGGAGGGGCCGGCGGCCGACGCCATCCTGCGGGTCGCGCGGGTCCGGGGGTGCGACCTCATCGTCATGGGGTCCCGGGGTCTCAGCCCCCTGCGGGCCGCGATCCTGGGGTCGGTGAGTCAGCGGGTGGTGGCGGAAGCCCCCTGTCCCGTCCTGATCGTACACTGA
- a CDS encoding metal-sensitive transcriptional regulator, giving the protein MAATLQIDAEARASILTRLRRIEGQIRGLQRMLEEGRDCADIAQQVAATRAALDRVAMDLIAAGLEQCVRMEVAGKPQAQGALRKLQRTFLMLR; this is encoded by the coding sequence ATGGCCGCGACCCTGCAGATCGACGCGGAGGCCCGCGCGTCCATCCTGACCCGGCTGCGCCGGATCGAGGGCCAGATCCGGGGACTGCAGCGGATGCTGGAAGAAGGGCGCGACTGCGCCGACATCGCCCAGCAGGTGGCGGCCACCCGGGCGGCCCTGGACCGGGTGGCCATGGACCTGATCGCCGCCGGCCTGGAGCAGTGCGTACGGATGGAGGTGGCCGGCAAGCCTCAGGCCCAGGGCGCGCTGCGCAAGCTCCAGCGGACGTTCCTCATGCTCCGGTAG
- a CDS encoding thioredoxin family protein, whose amino-acid sequence MPLLKARDVQALRDRFARDLAGEVTVTLFTTSPAGLALPGADCPYCETTQRLLEEVAALDPRIRLQVRSIVTDAAEAAAAGVDRVPAILIGGDGQARMRYFGIPAGLEFGVLIEDIVAASRADSGLRPQTRQALRDLPGDVHIQVFVTPTCPYCPRTARLAHAMAQESRRVRADVIEANEFPALAERYGVYGVPKVVINEEWSFEGALPEEAFLHYVLAAAGGHPAEPADVTS is encoded by the coding sequence ATGCCCCTGCTGAAGGCCCGCGATGTCCAGGCCCTGCGGGACCGGTTCGCCCGGGACCTGGCCGGAGAGGTGACCGTGACCCTGTTCACCACCTCGCCCGCCGGACTGGCGCTGCCCGGCGCCGACTGCCCGTACTGCGAGACCACCCAGCGCCTGCTGGAGGAGGTGGCCGCCCTGGACCCCCGCATCCGGTTGCAGGTCCGCAGCATCGTCACCGACGCCGCCGAGGCGGCCGCCGCGGGGGTGGACCGGGTCCCGGCCATCCTCATCGGCGGGGACGGGCAGGCGCGGATGCGGTACTTCGGCATCCCGGCGGGACTGGAATTCGGGGTGCTGATCGAGGACATCGTGGCCGCGTCGAGAGCCGACAGCGGTCTGCGGCCGCAGACCCGGCAGGCGCTGCGGGACCTGCCCGGGGACGTCCACATCCAGGTCTTTGTGACCCCCACCTGCCCCTACTGCCCCCGGACGGCCCGGCTGGCCCACGCCATGGCCCAGGAGTCGCGCCGGGTGCGGGCGGACGTCATCGAGGCCAACGAATTCCCCGCCCTTGCCGAACGCTACGGCGTGTACGGCGTGCCCAAGGTGGTCATCAACGAGGAGTGGAGCTTTGAGGGGGCGCTTCCGGAAGAGGCCTTCCTCCACTACGTGCTGGCCGCCGCCGGCGGGCACCCGGCGGAGCCCGCCGACGTCACGTCCTGA